A region from the Hyalangium gracile genome encodes:
- a CDS encoding CapA family protein, which produces MFASVLLVAPLLLATTPVAPTRVELVFGGDVIPHGEVKKAAQEHARTAPAEKQGELPRSLNNEGWDHIFGPIADVLRTADVAVVNLETPVTDNPKAVTRQLLFNAPSAMVRALAAAGVKLVSTGNNHARDQHLPGMLETLRHLDATGIHHVGTGASLEAAWEPVVMEVRGVRLGFLSFTRLLNGFSNPKDPAEAHVAYVPYPEHVRNRGVTEDHVVERVRMASARCDVLIVLVHWGTEYMGQPNASEKKLGRALIDAGAGAVIGHHPHVLQPLESYTTADGRKGLIAYSLGNLVANQSRFYAYRPGRSDKQGDTRDSMLLRVSWVRREEGGAVELDEVSVLPVWIENNARTRKRKEARNIQPVLIDREVDAIVERVSLLDARPEPTDRKEKVEAKKERTVLEQRLATQKFRRERILKMLPEGYQVASPELRQRVESAASVAIQSAP; this is translated from the coding sequence GTGTTCGCGTCCGTCCTCCTGGTTGCCCCGCTGCTGCTCGCCACGACTCCGGTGGCTCCCACGCGAGTGGAGCTCGTCTTCGGTGGGGATGTGATTCCCCACGGCGAGGTGAAGAAGGCGGCACAGGAGCACGCGCGGACGGCGCCTGCGGAGAAGCAGGGGGAGCTGCCGCGCTCGCTGAACAACGAGGGCTGGGACCACATCTTCGGGCCCATCGCGGACGTGCTGCGCACGGCGGACGTGGCGGTGGTGAACCTGGAGACGCCCGTTACGGACAACCCGAAGGCCGTCACGCGGCAGCTCCTGTTCAACGCGCCCTCGGCGATGGTGCGTGCGCTGGCGGCGGCGGGGGTGAAGCTGGTCTCCACGGGCAACAACCACGCGAGGGATCAGCACCTGCCGGGGATGCTGGAGACGCTGCGGCACCTGGATGCGACGGGCATCCACCACGTGGGCACGGGGGCCTCGCTGGAGGCGGCCTGGGAGCCGGTGGTGATGGAGGTGCGGGGCGTGCGGCTGGGCTTCCTGTCCTTCACGCGGCTGCTGAACGGCTTCAGCAATCCGAAGGACCCCGCGGAGGCGCACGTGGCCTACGTGCCGTACCCGGAGCACGTGAGGAACCGGGGCGTGACGGAGGACCATGTGGTGGAGCGGGTGCGCATGGCGTCGGCGCGGTGTGACGTGCTGATCGTCCTGGTGCACTGGGGGACGGAGTACATGGGGCAGCCGAACGCGTCCGAGAAGAAGCTGGGGCGAGCGCTGATCGACGCGGGGGCAGGAGCGGTGATCGGCCACCATCCGCACGTGCTGCAGCCGCTGGAGTCGTACACGACGGCGGATGGGCGCAAGGGGCTCATCGCATACTCGCTGGGGAACCTGGTGGCGAACCAGTCGCGGTTCTACGCGTACCGGCCGGGCAGGTCGGACAAGCAGGGGGACACGCGGGACTCGATGCTGCTGCGGGTGTCGTGGGTGCGGCGGGAGGAGGGCGGGGCGGTGGAGCTGGACGAGGTGTCGGTGCTGCCGGTGTGGATCGAGAACAACGCGAGGACGCGCAAGCGCAAGGAGGCGCGCAACATCCAGCCGGTCTTGATTGACCGGGAGGTGGACGCCATCGTCGAGCGGGTGTCGCTGCTGGACGCGCGGCCCGAGCCGACGGACCGCAAGGAGAAGGTGGAGGCGAAGAAGGAGCGGACGGTGCTGGAGCAGCGGCTGGCGACGCAGAAGTTCCGGCGCGAGCGCATCCTGAAGATGCTGCCGGAGGGCTATCAGGTGGCCTCGCCGGAGCTGCGGCAGAGAGTGGAGTCCGCCGCGAGCGTGGCGATCCAGTCCGCCCCCTGA
- a CDS encoding helix-turn-helix transcriptional regulator yields MATRKSPHSHGRSEVRTRKDLAPAIRRALKRLGSRLRDLRVERRLSQEEAAEAMGIHPKSMPRLEGGTTNPTVATLVAASVAYKVSLRDLFPDREEEEGAK; encoded by the coding sequence GTGGCCACACGCAAGTCACCCCACTCCCACGGGCGTTCCGAAGTCCGGACACGGAAGGATCTGGCACCTGCCATCAGGCGCGCGTTGAAGCGCCTTGGCAGCCGTCTCCGCGATCTCCGGGTAGAGCGGAGGCTCTCCCAGGAAGAGGCCGCAGAAGCCATGGGGATTCACCCCAAGTCCATGCCGCGACTGGAGGGAGGGACTACAAACCCCACCGTAGCCACGCTGGTAGCCGCATCCGTGGCCTACAAGGTGTCTCTCCGCGACCTGTTCCCGGACAGAGAGGAAGAGGAAGGAGCCAAGTGA
- a CDS encoding DUF6920 family protein, whose product MTKDSAFDELWNDPIAPGAPFDPKDVAGLPSSARRYLEHAIAPGTPLASAVRLRMTGTIKLKDQWHPFAADQVIRWNRGFVWRAKVKMNGLPVTGSDRWIDGEGAMRWKLLGLVPIVTASGPDISRSAADRVQIESLWLPSVLVAPSVSWTEHDATHVGLNVSLRDRHAHCEYSLDEQGRLRTVSMLRWGDPQGQGFGSLPFGGVAEEERTFGGFTIPSKLRIGWYFGTERFEPEGEFFRCTVEEAVYR is encoded by the coding sequence ATGACGAAGGACTCCGCATTCGACGAGCTCTGGAACGACCCCATCGCCCCGGGCGCTCCTTTCGATCCGAAGGATGTGGCGGGGCTACCCTCCTCGGCGCGCCGCTACCTGGAGCACGCCATCGCTCCGGGGACACCCCTGGCCTCGGCGGTCCGTCTGCGCATGACGGGCACGATCAAGCTCAAGGACCAGTGGCACCCCTTCGCAGCGGACCAGGTCATCCGCTGGAACCGTGGCTTCGTATGGCGCGCGAAGGTGAAGATGAACGGACTCCCGGTCACCGGCTCGGACCGCTGGATCGACGGCGAGGGAGCGATGCGCTGGAAGCTGCTGGGCCTCGTGCCCATCGTCACTGCGTCCGGGCCCGACATCTCGCGCTCCGCGGCGGACCGGGTGCAGATCGAGTCGCTCTGGCTCCCTTCCGTGCTGGTCGCTCCCAGCGTCTCGTGGACCGAGCATGACGCCACGCACGTGGGCCTGAACGTGAGCCTGCGCGATCGGCATGCGCACTGCGAGTACTCCCTGGACGAGCAGGGCCGCCTGCGCACGGTGTCGATGCTCCGGTGGGGAGACCCTCAGGGCCAGGGCTTTGGCTCGCTGCCTTTCGGCGGAGTGGCCGAGGAGGAGCGCACCTTCGGCGGCTTCACCATTCCCTCGAAGCTGCGGATCGGCTGGTACTTCGGCACCGAGCGCTTCGAGCCGGAGGGCGAGTTCTTCCGCTGCACCGTCGAAGAGGCCGTCTATCGCTGA
- a CDS encoding trypsin-like serine protease, with protein MKRLHVSLCLTVWAGVFASCGDCAERVAPPETEEPVREEVVAVLPLQQPESLLLDDRRVLLSGEVDDSNRYLAAVEVNVFSGERKVMICSGAALSRRVVLTAGHCVCPLRQAVPGAEQGQEISDASSCATSVDAALMHYDPPSKDNGRVEGARRPFSPGTVRPHPELKVVVDGERHVKESHADLALIVLDEPLEVAGLPLSNEEVRVGDKVVIVGYGYDETVDWFGSERRFSMNTVTRLGTPGDERVLIRQPGGHRYRQDSGGPCLRQGQHGPELVGISSRWLGEGAACTSTYGYRRWLRDEVRRAEAVARPRKEPR; from the coding sequence ATGAAGCGCCTCCACGTATCCCTCTGCCTCACGGTGTGGGCCGGGGTGTTCGCGAGCTGCGGCGACTGCGCGGAGCGTGTCGCCCCTCCTGAGACCGAAGAGCCGGTGCGGGAAGAAGTGGTGGCGGTCCTGCCTTTACAGCAACCCGAGTCCCTGCTGTTGGACGACCGGCGCGTGCTGCTGTCTGGGGAGGTAGATGACAGCAACCGCTACCTCGCGGCGGTCGAAGTCAACGTGTTCTCCGGAGAGCGGAAGGTGATGATCTGCAGCGGTGCGGCCCTCAGCCGACGCGTCGTGCTGACGGCGGGCCATTGCGTGTGCCCTCTGCGGCAGGCCGTCCCTGGCGCCGAGCAGGGCCAGGAGATCAGCGATGCGTCGTCCTGCGCCACCTCCGTGGATGCGGCGCTGATGCACTATGATCCCCCCTCCAAGGACAATGGCAGAGTCGAAGGAGCGAGGCGGCCGTTCTCCCCCGGCACGGTGCGACCGCACCCCGAGCTGAAGGTGGTGGTGGATGGGGAGCGTCATGTCAAGGAGAGCCATGCGGATCTCGCCCTCATCGTGCTGGACGAGCCGCTCGAGGTTGCTGGCTTGCCCCTGTCCAACGAGGAGGTTCGAGTGGGCGACAAGGTTGTCATCGTGGGGTACGGCTACGATGAGACCGTCGATTGGTTTGGCTCCGAGAGGCGCTTCAGCATGAACACGGTGACCCGGCTTGGGACGCCCGGGGACGAGCGCGTCCTCATCCGGCAGCCCGGGGGACACCGCTACAGGCAGGACAGCGGCGGCCCCTGTCTGCGCCAGGGGCAGCACGGCCCCGAGCTGGTGGGGATCTCCAGCCGCTGGCTCGGTGAAGGTGCGGCCTGCACGAGCACCTACGGCTACCGCCGCTGGCTGCGCGACGAGGTGCGGCGTGCTGAAGCGGTGGCCCGCCCAAGGAAGGAGCCCCGGTGA
- a CDS encoding chloride channel protein, with product MNFSRSARSLAQWLLLGGLVGVVCGAASALFLFLLDEATAFRERHPAIVYTLPVAGLVIGALYAKWGQPIRGGNNLVIDTVHEGDRQVPLRMAPMVLVGTVLTHLFGGSAGREGTAVQMGGSLADAIAHRLRVSADTRRELLAAGIAGGFGSVFGTPIAGTVFGLEVVVVGRMGYEALVPALVASVVGDLVTRSLGIVHTVYPTPGALGLSGWVLAKWLVFAVGVAAVAVVFVEGTHRLKRLLEGRVPWLPVRMAVGGLAVVGLWKLAGTDAYLGLGVPTIVRAFVDPALPESAFAWKLLFTAVTLGAGFLGGEVTPLFFIGAALGNVLARLLGLPVDLGAAVGMAALFAAAANTPLALSIMAVELVGASVLPHVAIVATVAYLLTGQRGIYPAQRIARLKHGGPLLARLMPLRELPGEPSTPREPPKPRVPPESSKH from the coding sequence GTGAACTTCTCCCGGAGTGCGCGCTCGCTGGCCCAGTGGCTCCTGCTCGGAGGCCTGGTCGGCGTGGTGTGTGGCGCGGCCTCGGCGCTCTTCCTGTTCCTGCTGGATGAGGCCACCGCCTTCCGCGAGCGCCACCCGGCCATCGTCTACACGCTGCCGGTGGCGGGGCTCGTCATCGGCGCGCTGTACGCGAAGTGGGGACAGCCCATCCGGGGTGGCAACAACCTGGTCATCGACACGGTGCACGAGGGGGACCGACAGGTTCCGCTGCGCATGGCGCCCATGGTGCTGGTGGGCACCGTGCTCACCCACCTCTTCGGAGGCAGCGCGGGCCGCGAGGGCACCGCCGTGCAGATGGGTGGGAGCCTGGCGGACGCCATCGCCCACCGCCTCCGCGTCTCGGCGGACACGCGGCGCGAGCTGCTGGCGGCGGGCATCGCCGGAGGATTTGGCTCCGTGTTCGGCACGCCCATCGCGGGCACCGTGTTCGGCCTGGAGGTCGTCGTGGTGGGGCGCATGGGCTACGAGGCGCTGGTGCCGGCGCTGGTGGCCTCGGTGGTGGGGGATCTCGTCACCCGCTCGCTGGGCATCGTCCACACCGTGTACCCGACACCGGGCGCGCTGGGGCTCTCGGGGTGGGTGCTGGCGAAGTGGCTGGTGTTCGCCGTGGGGGTGGCGGCGGTGGCTGTCGTCTTCGTGGAGGGAACGCACCGGTTGAAGCGGCTGCTGGAGGGGCGAGTGCCCTGGCTGCCGGTGCGGATGGCGGTCGGAGGGCTCGCGGTGGTGGGGCTGTGGAAGCTGGCGGGGACGGATGCGTACCTGGGGCTGGGGGTGCCCACCATCGTCCGGGCCTTCGTGGATCCGGCGCTGCCGGAGTCGGCGTTCGCGTGGAAGCTGCTCTTCACGGCCGTCACCCTGGGAGCGGGCTTCCTGGGCGGCGAGGTGACGCCGCTGTTCTTCATCGGCGCGGCGCTGGGGAACGTGCTGGCGCGGTTGCTCGGGCTGCCGGTGGACCTGGGAGCGGCGGTGGGCATGGCGGCGCTCTTCGCCGCGGCGGCCAACACACCGCTGGCGCTCTCCATCATGGCCGTGGAGCTGGTGGGCGCGAGCGTGCTGCCGCACGTGGCCATCGTCGCCACGGTGGCGTACCTGCTCACGGGACAGCGGGGCATCTACCCGGCGCAGCGCATCGCCAGGCTCAAGCATGGTGGACCGCTGCTGGCCCGGCTCATGCCGCTGCGAGAGCTGCCCGGCGAGCCCTCCACGCCCCGGGAGCCCCCGAAGCCACGGGTGCCACCGGAGTCCTCGAAGCACTGA
- a CDS encoding TonB family protein — MGDVASSSVAAPGNGGGGGKAIGDLKDYARRLASRVALQRRYPANAVRLGMEGTAHVQLRVRGDGTLLEPPRLVRSAGQEVLDVEALRMVEAAAPFEPMPESASRPHAAFVIPVVFSLRSGN, encoded by the coding sequence ATGGGAGACGTGGCCTCGAGCAGCGTCGCTGCTCCTGGGAACGGTGGAGGGGGCGGTAAGGCCATCGGGGACTTGAAGGACTATGCGCGCCGCCTGGCCTCGCGGGTGGCCCTTCAGCGCCGCTATCCTGCGAACGCGGTCCGGCTCGGCATGGAGGGAACGGCCCATGTCCAGCTCCGCGTCCGCGGCGATGGCACCCTCCTGGAGCCGCCACGGCTCGTCAGGTCCGCCGGTCAGGAGGTGCTCGACGTCGAGGCGCTCCGCATGGTCGAGGCCGCTGCTCCCTTCGAGCCCATGCCCGAGAGCGCCTCCCGACCTCATGCCGCGTTCGTCATCCCCGTCGTCTTCTCGCTGCGCTCCGGGAACTGA
- a CDS encoding type IV toxin-antitoxin system AbiEi family antitoxin domain-containing protein, translating to MTELVREMGLLRLRDLEAHGVPRPRLRLELREVAPGIWGNWSSTFSQTTIAAKCVPHAVVCLSSALYFHGLIPEEPSEVFLAIGEKARRPCRQQPPLHVVRFSGAALSEGVEAHSDRGVPVRVYSLAKTVADLFKYRNKLGYPVAVRALRVALLAGRCSPEDILHFATICRVAQTVRPYLEVLMARRGADVRAALAEHARMVAALKPRTSEKPLSELAWEWVTDPSGEPS from the coding sequence GTGACGGAGCTGGTGAGGGAGATGGGGCTGCTACGCTTGCGTGACCTGGAAGCCCATGGCGTTCCGCGCCCACGGTTGCGGCTCGAACTCCGGGAAGTGGCACCTGGAATCTGGGGGAATTGGAGTTCGACGTTCAGCCAGACGACGATCGCCGCCAAGTGCGTTCCTCACGCCGTGGTGTGCCTCTCATCCGCGCTCTACTTCCATGGGCTGATACCCGAAGAGCCTTCTGAGGTCTTCCTCGCCATCGGTGAGAAGGCTCGACGGCCGTGCCGGCAGCAGCCACCCCTTCACGTCGTCCGCTTTTCCGGGGCCGCTCTCTCCGAAGGGGTCGAGGCTCATTCCGACCGGGGTGTCCCCGTGCGTGTCTACAGCCTTGCGAAGACGGTGGCGGACCTTTTCAAGTACCGGAACAAGCTCGGCTACCCGGTAGCGGTCCGCGCGCTCAGGGTGGCCCTGTTGGCGGGGCGCTGCTCGCCGGAGGACATCCTCCATTTCGCGACCATCTGCCGTGTTGCCCAGACCGTCAGACCTTACCTGGAGGTGCTCATGGCACGTCGCGGTGCCGACGTCCGGGCGGCACTTGCCGAGCATGCTCGAATGGTGGCCGCCTTGAAGCCCAGGACCTCCGAGAAGCCCCTCTCGGAGCTTGCGTGGGAGTGGGTGACGGATCCCAGTGGGGAGCCTTCTTGA
- a CDS encoding CoA-acylating methylmalonate-semialdehyde dehydrogenase → MSYVQLPDSPIIGRNLVGGEWVMPAGAAMIDVRSPYTGGVIGRVPQSTAADVAQAVEAAKKAAEGWRALGLRDRTARMLRFRMLLEQHLDKLANSAAREAGKTIAEARAGVLKGIEVCDFALSIQNLDTGGAMEVSRGVSCEFKREPLGVVAGITPFNFPAMVPLWMIPNALTVGNAFILKPSEKVPLTSLILGELLLEAGVPPGVFSIVHGGKEAVEGILAHPDIQAVGFVGSTSVAKRVYTEGTARGKRVLALGGAKNHLIVVPDADPVFTPQAVMDSFTGCAGQRCMAASVMVAVGDVQNLIDEIVRRAAAVEVGPGMGALIDRASQERLEAAIAKAESEGARVLLDGRGKKPAGAAWAGGNWLGPTILDNVRPEMEAAQKELFGPVISIVRVPTLTAALELQHASPYGNAASVFTTNGAVAQHVVDNARAGMVGINVGVPVPREPFSFGGINDSRFGHGDITGQAGVEFWSYQKKVTRKWTARTDGSWMS, encoded by the coding sequence GTGTCTTACGTCCAGCTCCCTGACAGTCCGATCATTGGCCGCAACCTCGTAGGTGGAGAGTGGGTGATGCCCGCGGGCGCCGCGATGATCGACGTGCGCAGCCCCTACACGGGCGGCGTCATCGGCCGCGTGCCCCAGTCCACCGCGGCGGATGTGGCTCAAGCGGTGGAGGCCGCCAAGAAGGCCGCCGAGGGCTGGCGGGCCCTGGGCCTGCGGGACCGGACGGCGCGCATGCTGCGCTTCCGCATGCTGCTCGAGCAGCACCTGGACAAGCTGGCGAACTCGGCCGCGCGCGAGGCGGGCAAGACGATCGCCGAGGCGCGCGCCGGGGTGCTCAAGGGCATCGAGGTGTGTGACTTCGCCCTCTCCATCCAGAACCTGGACACGGGCGGGGCCATGGAAGTCAGCCGCGGGGTGAGCTGCGAGTTCAAGCGCGAGCCGCTCGGCGTGGTGGCCGGCATCACCCCGTTCAACTTCCCGGCCATGGTGCCGCTGTGGATGATTCCCAACGCGCTGACGGTGGGCAACGCCTTCATCCTCAAGCCGTCGGAGAAGGTGCCGCTCACCTCGCTCATCCTGGGTGAGCTGCTGCTCGAGGCGGGCGTGCCCCCGGGCGTCTTCTCCATCGTGCACGGTGGCAAGGAGGCGGTGGAGGGGATTCTCGCGCACCCGGACATCCAGGCGGTGGGCTTCGTGGGCTCCACGTCCGTGGCGAAGCGCGTGTACACGGAGGGCACGGCGCGCGGAAAGCGCGTGCTGGCGCTGGGCGGCGCGAAGAACCACCTCATCGTCGTGCCGGACGCGGACCCCGTGTTCACGCCGCAGGCGGTGATGGACTCGTTCACCGGGTGCGCGGGCCAGCGCTGCATGGCGGCCAGCGTGATGGTGGCGGTGGGGGATGTGCAGAACCTCATCGATGAGATTGTCCGTCGCGCCGCCGCGGTGGAGGTGGGCCCGGGCATGGGCGCCCTCATCGACCGCGCCTCGCAGGAGCGCCTGGAGGCGGCCATCGCCAAGGCCGAGTCCGAGGGCGCCAGGGTGCTGCTCGACGGGCGCGGCAAGAAGCCGGCGGGCGCGGCGTGGGCGGGTGGCAACTGGCTGGGCCCGACGATTCTCGACAACGTGCGTCCGGAGATGGAGGCGGCGCAGAAGGAACTGTTCGGTCCGGTCATCTCCATCGTGCGGGTGCCGACGCTGACGGCGGCGCTGGAGCTGCAGCACGCCTCGCCGTACGGCAACGCGGCCTCGGTGTTCACCACCAACGGCGCGGTGGCCCAGCACGTGGTGGACAACGCCCGGGCGGGCATGGTGGGCATCAACGTGGGCGTGCCCGTGCCGCGTGAGCCGTTCTCCTTCGGTGGCATCAACGACTCGCGCTTCGGCCACGGGGACATCACCGGCCAGGCGGGCGTCGAGTTCTGGAGCTACCAGAAGAAGGTGACGCGCAAGTGGACGGCGCGCACCGACGGCTCGTGGATGAGCTGA
- a CDS encoding trypsin-like serine protease, with amino-acid sequence MSATVSCRPLAVLIRWLGRVALLLGCACGASAPSERQTAPAYVPAEIQPELGESIISQGSLDTSNRYKATVLVDGGRGTCSGVLVAPRVVVTAGHCVCSPLEATPADAPARALIDKSTCARTATITVVTYRPKEKPRPEFFTGAIRPHEKLRVLYGDDGKELASQADLAVIALDKAPQGITPIRLASADVRYAEAVTLVGFGASRLAEPEKKERRYGVNEVATIAEDGATFLVGKPIEVRRPYKPKEIVLVRQDASYSLGGDSGGPCLRESNGAMELVGIAKTHYGGGALVQFSEYTSTLFYRAWLLQAIADIERRGTD; translated from the coding sequence GTGAGCGCTACGGTGTCATGCAGGCCCCTGGCTGTTCTCATCCGCTGGCTGGGGCGCGTGGCGCTGCTGCTGGGCTGCGCGTGTGGCGCGAGTGCTCCATCAGAGAGACAGACTGCGCCTGCCTACGTGCCGGCGGAGATACAGCCCGAGCTGGGGGAGTCCATCATCTCCCAGGGCTCGCTCGACACGAGCAACCGATACAAGGCGACGGTGCTGGTGGACGGCGGCAGGGGCACTTGCAGTGGCGTGCTGGTGGCTCCTCGCGTGGTGGTGACGGCGGGCCACTGCGTCTGCTCCCCACTCGAGGCGACGCCTGCGGACGCGCCAGCCAGAGCCCTCATCGACAAGAGCACCTGTGCACGGACTGCGACCATCACGGTGGTCACCTATCGGCCGAAGGAGAAGCCCCGCCCTGAGTTCTTCACAGGCGCCATCCGGCCGCATGAGAAGCTCAGGGTCCTCTATGGCGATGACGGGAAGGAACTGGCCAGCCAGGCGGACCTCGCGGTGATTGCATTGGATAAGGCTCCCCAGGGTATTACGCCCATCCGGCTGGCCAGCGCGGACGTCCGCTACGCCGAGGCGGTCACGCTCGTGGGCTTCGGCGCGAGCAGGCTCGCGGAACCAGAAAAGAAAGAGCGGCGGTACGGCGTCAATGAGGTGGCGACCATCGCGGAAGATGGGGCCACGTTCCTGGTAGGCAAGCCCATCGAAGTGCGTCGGCCGTACAAGCCCAAGGAGATCGTCCTGGTGAGGCAGGATGCCTCGTACAGCCTCGGGGGTGACAGCGGAGGCCCTTGCCTGCGCGAGAGCAATGGGGCCATGGAGCTGGTCGGCATCGCCAAGACGCACTACGGCGGCGGAGCCCTCGTCCAGTTCTCGGAGTACACCAGTACGCTCTTCTACCGGGCGTGGCTGCTCCAGGCCATCGCAGACATTGAGCGGCGCGGGACGGATTGA
- a CDS encoding ELWxxDGT repeat protein: MEPAPVSEDAAAREASAWRPCTSSAWLLADINPGSVGSRPRELVHAAGALFFTAEDATHGRELWVSTGTSVPGTSLVKDIRPGKATSNPRRLTVAGDRLFFTADDAVHGRELWVSDGTAAGTVMVKDIWPGAVGSTPDQLLAFGDVVYFAANDGVSGIELWRSDGTPEGTFLVEDLSPGGSSSPRRLARAGDALYFAANVGSTVYLWRSQGVPGATSVFAAPESHLVLSLTSVDSSVFFLASDGAGETQLWRSSHGASEALRSFPGLYPHDLTALGGRLVFSAGGGEEELAGDPHGEELWVSDGTAGGSTMVKDLRPGSGSSAPGALSVQGEWLYFAADDGSRGRELWRSDGTPGGTSLFRELVPGAQGSSPEGLTTHFGLLFFSAETPGSGREPWMSDGTAAGTVPLTELAPGAASSNPGTFVRAGWDVFFIATDAEHGEELWALPFRPGGRCHGLVAQ; this comes from the coding sequence GTGGAGCCAGCCCCGGTCTCGGAGGACGCTGCCGCTCGAGAGGCCTCCGCCTGGAGGCCGTGCACCTCCTCCGCATGGCTGCTGGCGGACATCAACCCGGGCTCGGTGGGCTCGAGGCCGCGCGAGCTCGTCCACGCCGCGGGTGCGCTCTTCTTCACCGCGGAGGACGCGACGCACGGACGCGAGCTCTGGGTGAGCACCGGCACCAGCGTGCCGGGCACCTCCCTGGTGAAGGACATCCGACCGGGGAAGGCCACCTCGAACCCGCGCCGCCTCACCGTGGCGGGGGACAGGCTCTTCTTCACCGCGGATGACGCCGTGCATGGGCGCGAGCTGTGGGTCAGCGATGGCACGGCCGCCGGCACGGTGATGGTGAAGGACATCTGGCCCGGGGCCGTGGGCTCGACGCCCGATCAGCTCCTCGCCTTCGGAGACGTCGTCTACTTCGCCGCGAACGATGGGGTGAGCGGCATCGAGCTGTGGCGCAGCGACGGCACGCCGGAGGGGACCTTCCTCGTCGAGGACCTCTCTCCGGGGGGCAGCTCCAGCCCTCGACGACTGGCTCGCGCGGGAGACGCGCTCTACTTCGCGGCCAACGTGGGCAGCACCGTCTACCTCTGGCGCAGCCAGGGCGTGCCTGGGGCCACCAGCGTCTTCGCCGCTCCCGAGAGTCACCTCGTGCTCTCACTCACCTCGGTGGACTCGAGCGTCTTCTTCCTCGCCAGCGACGGGGCGGGCGAGACTCAGCTGTGGCGCAGCAGCCATGGGGCCTCGGAGGCCCTGCGCAGCTTCCCGGGCCTGTATCCGCATGACCTGACGGCACTCGGCGGAAGGCTCGTCTTCAGCGCCGGAGGCGGGGAGGAGGAGCTCGCGGGCGATCCTCACGGCGAGGAGCTGTGGGTCAGCGATGGCACTGCTGGGGGCTCGACGATGGTGAAGGATCTCCGGCCGGGCTCGGGCAGCTCGGCGCCTGGAGCCCTCTCGGTGCAGGGGGAGTGGCTCTACTTCGCCGCGGACGATGGCTCCCGTGGGCGAGAGCTGTGGCGCAGCGATGGGACGCCTGGGGGCACCTCCCTGTTCCGGGAGCTGGTGCCAGGGGCTCAGGGCTCTTCGCCCGAGGGGCTGACGACGCACTTCGGCCTGCTGTTCTTCTCCGCGGAGACACCGGGGAGCGGGCGCGAGCCCTGGATGAGCGACGGCACGGCGGCTGGCACGGTGCCGCTGACGGAGCTTGCTCCGGGCGCGGCGTCCTCGAACCCCGGCACGTTCGTCCGGGCGGGCTGGGACGTCTTCTTCATCGCCACGGATGCCGAGCATGGCGAGGAGCTGTGGGCGCTGCCGTTCCGTCCGGGAGGCCGGTGCCACGGCCTGGTCGCGCAGTGA